The DNA window TTCCGGTAAACAAAGTGGTTTGTGTCGGCAGTAACTACGCCGATCATATTAAGGAAATGGGTAGTGCGACCTCGGCAGAGCCGGTAGTGTTTATCAAGCCTGAAACGGCGCTGTGCGATATCCGCCAGCCGGTGGCGATCCCCAAAGAGTTCGGTTCGGTACATCATGAAGTGGAACTGGCAGTGTTGATTGGCACGCCGTTAAAACAGGCTAATGAAGATCGAGTGGCTCGGGCTATCGCCGGTTACGGTGTTGCGCTGGATTTGACGCTGCGTGAGCTGCAGGCGGGGTTCAAGAAGGCCGGGCAGCCTTGGGAAAAAGCCAAGGGTTTTGACGGCTCTTGCCCGATCTCCGGTTTTATTCCGGTGGCAGAGTTTGGCGATCCGCAAAATGCCGAGCTGTCACTGACGGTCAATGACCAGGTGCGTCAGCAGGGCAATACTCGCGATATGATCACCCCGATCCTGCCGCTGATCAGCTATATGAGCCGTTTCTTCACGCTGCGCGCAGGTGACATTATTCTTACCGGTACTCCGCAAGGCGTTGGCCCGATGAGCTCAGGCGACATGCTGAAAATCACACTCAACGGTAAATCATTAACGACTCGCGTGATTTAAAGCCAGGCAAGACGCACTAAAAAAGGCCCCATGGGGCCTTTTGTCTTTTCTTCGGTTAGGGGCGGGCAAAGTGCTTATTTACGGCCCAGCAAGAAACCGAAAACAATCCCGACTGCAGCGGCGATAGCCACGCCGGCAAGTGGGTTGGATTCAACCTGAGTCCGCACCGTATCAGCCGCATCGCGAGCCGCGTAGCTGGCCTGAGAGGCATATTTGCGGGCTGCGCCTTTAACCTGATGATCCGGCGAGTCCGTTGCCTTACCAAAGGCTTCTTCAACGGCACCGGCAGCTTCATTGACCTTGTCTTCTGCTTTTCCAAACATACTTGGCTCCCTATCTCGGTTATAAAGGCGAACATTAAACATAGCAGGATTATGCCGTTCCTGGCGGCAAAAAGTGCTTTATAAGATGAATCTTAGCGGTGAGTTGAAGCGTTGGCCGGCAATAATCCTGGGGTAAACGAAAGGGTGATAGGCCTGTGATTTGTACGTATAATTAAGCGATACGAGCCGTGTTGTTTTCCACCGAAAGCTCACAAAAATTGGCCGATGGTCATGACGCTTAATGCTGAATACTGTTGTTTTAAATAGCATTTTTTTTAAACAGATATATTGTTATCGCTATGATTATATTGTGTTTTCAGCCTTTCCATTTGGTTGGGATATCTATATAGTGCATCCTCAAAACCTGTACGCAGGTTATCTATTCATTTACCTATACCGGACGCGAACATGTCACAAACCCCTTTTTGGCAACAAAAAACGCTGGCGGAAATGTCAGAACAAGAGTGGGAATCGCTGTGCGACGGTTGTGGGCAATGCTGTCTGAATAAGCTGATCGACGAAGATACCGACGAGATTTATTTCACCAACGTAGCCTGTGACCAGTTGAATATTAAATCGTGCCAGTGCCGCAACTATGAACGTCGCTTTGAGCTGGAAGAAGACTGCATCAAGTTGACGCGTGAAAACCTCACGACGTTTGACTGGTTGCCACCGACCTGCGCATATCGCCTGATTGGCGAAGGCAAACCGTTATTCTCCTGGCACCCACTGGTTAGCGGTTCCAAGGCGGCGATGCACGGTGAGCGCATTACGGTGCGGCATATTGCGGTACGTGAAAGTGAGGTGGTGGACTGGCAGGACCACATCATGAACAAACCTAGCTGGGCGCGATAAACGAAAAAAGCCCCTGCAAAGAAGAGGGGCAAGACACACAACAACACCAGGGAAATCGTTAATACTAACTTGCGGATACTATAAGGTTTTTGCGGCCAAACTTCATCAAAATATCGATGCAATAATGCATCACTATGATGAGTTTTTTTGTATAAGGTGGGTGCGAGCAGATAAGTTGTTCCGTTATAGTACGATTTTATAGCGGAAAAGTGAGATTGTAATCCCGCGAATAAGACGTTTTCCCCCGCTAACTTAATGTTATGTAAATTACGTGCTAAATCTTGCCCGGATGCTTCTTTTTATACAGAAGGTTAGGTAGTTTGACCGCTCTCACGCTAAGTTCCGAGAGTAAAATAATGAAAATGATACGTCTGTTTGCCGTCGCTGGGGCACTGATAGTGCTCGTTTATTACCTTACGCACACTTGATATCGCTTTATCTCTGAAGAGTCTCCTCAACTCCATAAAAAACGGCGCCCTGAGGCGCCGTTTTTTATTCGGGTATGCTTAACGACCAAACAGGTCACGTCGACGCGGGCGCACAAACTGCGCGATCAACACAATGATGGCGAAAAGCAGATAAGCCGTGAAGATACCCACCAGCCACTGCGGCATCTCCAGAGTCAGAAACTCCCATTGACGCACTGAACAGTCACCGGACGCGTGAAACACGGCAGGCAGCCACTTATCCAGCGGCAGCCAAGATGGGAAGCTGACAAAGAAATCACAGGTATTAAACGGCGAAGGATGCAGTTGGATCATGGTGTGTTTCCATGCCAATTGCAGGCCTTCCCAGGCGCTGTAAATCCACAGCAGGATAGCGGCATAACGCAGTGGCGTTTTCGGTGCGATGGCACCGAGCAGCGAGGCGCCCAGAATGCCAAACAGCGCACAGCGTTCGTAAATGCACATCACACAGGGTTGCAGCAGCATTACGTGCTGAAAGTAGAGAGCAACTAATTCCAGCACCAGCGCAGTCAGGGCCATCAACAGCCAAGCACCGCGCCCCTGCGAGCAGCGGTTAAAGAATTGCAACATATATTTATTCTTCCATGCAGTAAGCAATTGAACTGGCAGTGTAAACCAATTCAACTCTGCTGCCAGCTACCTGAGCCTGTTTCAGCACAAAAATAGTCGCTGACAGCGGAGTGGGTTAACAGGGTCAGTGTGTAGCGGCTTCAATCGATGGCAGCGTGAGCCAATGCCACTGGGTCAGCAGGTCAGTCGCAGGTGCCAGTGTAAACTGGACGCACAGCAGACCCACCAGGGTTAATACCACAGTATAGGGTAAAGCCATCCATACCATCCGCCCGTAAGACAAACGCACCAGCGGTGCCAGCGCAGAGGTCAGCAGGAACAGGAAAGCCGCCTGACCATTCGGCGTGGCGACCGATGGCAGATTGGTGCCGGTATTAATAGCGACCGCCAGCATTTCGAACTGCTTCAGGGAAATCACACCGTTTTCAAATGCAGCACGGGCTTCATTGATGTATACCGTACCGACGAACACGTTGTCAGATACCGAAGACAGCAGGCCATTAAACAGATAAAACAGCGCCAGTTGTGAAGAGGGTTGCGCCTGCAGAACAAAATGAATAATCGGTGTAAACAGGTGTTGCTCAATAATTACTGCCACCACGGTGAAAAATACCGTCAGTAGCGCGGTAAAAGGCAGTGCCTCCTGGAAGGCCTTACCGATGGCGTGTTCATCGGTGACGCCGCACAGTGAAGTGGCGAGAATAATGACCGAAAGACCAATCAGGCCTACTTCCGCCAGATGAAAGGCCAGCGCCACCACCAACCAAATGCCGATTAGCGCCTGAACGACCAATCTGACCTGTTCTTGTTTACTGCGTCCGGCGGTAGCCTGGCGGTCAAACTCGGTCAGTACCTCACGTACGCGTTCCGGCAGTTTTGCTCCGTAGCCGAAGACGCCGAAGCGTTCGAGCAGTAAGCAAACCAGCAGGCCGCACGCAAACACCGGCAGGGTAACCGGCGCCATGCGCAGGAAGAAGTCAACAAATCCCCAGCCGGCGCTTTTGGCAATAATCAGGTTCTGCGGTTCACCCACCATGGTCATCACGCCGCCCAGCGCGGTACCGACGCCTGCGTGCATCAGCAGGCTGCGCAAGAAGGCGCGGAACTGCTCGAGCGTCTGTTTGTGATCGTCACTGACCAGGGTGCTATCGTCACCGACATCAATATTACCGTCATTACCGTCAGAACGGTTTGAAGCCACGTTGTGGTAGATCGAATAAAATCCGGTAGCGACGCTGATAACCACCGCAACGACCGTCAATGCATCGAGGAAGGCTGACAGCAGCGCCGCCGCAAAACAGAATGCCAAAGAAAGCAGCATTTTTGAGCGGATGTTGAGCAGTAGCTTGGTGAAAACGAACAGCAGCAACTGCTTCATAAAGTAGATGCCGGCTACCATAAAGATCAGCAGCAGCAGCACTTCCAGATTATGGGCAATTTCCTCACCCACCCGATCGGGGCTGGTCATGCCGATCAGCACTGACTCAATGGCCAGCAGACCACCCGGCAGCAGTGGGTAGCACTTCAGCGCCATTGCCAGGGTAAAGATAAATTCGACTACTAACAGCCAACCCGCAATGAACGGATCGACCAGGAAGAAAACCAGTGGGTTGACCACCAGGAAAACCAGAATGGCCAGTTTGTACCAGTCTGGTGATTGCCCGAGGAAGTTTTTCACCAGGGCACTGCGAAAGGTCGTTTCCATTATGCGTTACACGTCCTGAAAATAAGTTGTCTCATACTAGCCTAACAATGCCGCCGGGGCAGATGCAATAAGGGCTTGCTTTACGATGAGAAATTTCTCTAAGCGGTGTTTTTGCACGTTTTTTGCCACTTTATGCACAGTTTCGTTCAATGTTTTTCGCTCACGCTAGGTCATGCAATAGCGATCTGGTATGATCAGCCGACTACTATTACTGATTATCGTCGCTACGGAACGTCAAACACATGGTCATAAAGGCGCAGAGTCCTGCCGGTTTCGCGGAAGAATACATTATCGAGAGTATCTGGAATAATCGCTTCCCTCCTGGCACTATTTTGCCCGCGGAGCGTGAGCTTTCAGAACTGATTGGTGTCACGCGCACCACGTTACGTGAAGTTTTACAACGCCTGGCGCGTGATGGCTGGTTGACCATTCAGCATGGCAAACCGACCAAAGTAAATAATTTCTGGGAAACATCCGGCCTCAATATTCTTGAGACGGTGGCACGCCTCGACCATCAGAGCGTTCCACAATTGATCGACAACCTGCTGTCTGTGCGAACCAATATTGCGGCGATCTTTATTCGCGCAGCGGTGCGTAACCATCCAGAGGCCGCTCAGGAAGTGTTGGCGAAAGCCACTCAGGTGGAAGATCAGGCGGATGCTTTCAACCTGTTGGACTACGAAATTTTCCGTGGTCTGGCGTTTGCTTCCGGCAACCCGATTTACGGTCTGATCTTCAACGGTCTGAAAGGCTTGTATACCCGCGTTGGCCGTTACTACTTCTCAAACCCGGAGTCTCGCAAACTGGCGCTGACTTTCTATAGCAAGCTGTCGACGCTGTGCCATGAGAAGTCATACGATCAGGTAATGGACTGCGTGCGTAACTACGGTAAAGATAGCGGCGCCATTTGGCAAAGCATGCAAGGCACGATGCCAAGCGATCTGACCGAAGCCCGTCGTTAACCTCAACACCGCATTACGTAAAAGGGGCGCCATTTGGCGCCCCTTTAGTTTTTAGTTATTGAACAGTCTTACAGCGGTGTTGGGCGCGGTGGGCAACGCTCCAACAGCTCGACGCTGCCGTCTTCGTTCTGTTGCTCCAAAATAATGTCGAAGCCCCACAGACGGTGCAGGTGTTTCATCACTTCACGCCGACTTTTATCCAGCGGGGCGCGATCCTGCGGGATATAACGCAACGTTAATGAACGGTCACCGCGTAAATCTACATTCCAGATCTGTATGTTCGGTTCGTGGTCGCTCAGATTATATTGCGCCGACAGCTCCTGACGGATTGCGCGGTAACCGGCTTCATCATGGATCGCGGCTATTTCCAGGTAGTTATTGCGATCGTCATCCAGTACGGTGAACAGCCGGAAATCACGCATGATCTTCGGCGACAGGAACTGGCTGATAAAGCTTTCATCCTTGAAGTCACGCATGGCGAAGTGAAGTGTTTCCAGCCAGTCTTTACCGGCGATGTCCGGGAACCAGTAACGATCTTCTTCCGTCGGCGACTGGCAGATGCGCTTGATGTCCTGGAACATGGCAAAGCCCAGTGCGTAAGGGTTAATGCCGTTGTAATAAGGGCTGTTGTAAGGCGGTTGATAAACCACGTTGGTATGGCTGTGCAAAAATTCCAGCATAAAACGTTCGGTTACCCGGCCCTCGTCGTACAGATGATTGAGGATGGTGTAGTGCCAGAATGTCGCCCAGCCTTCGTTCATCACCTGGGTTTGTTTCTGCGGATAAAAATACTGACTCACTTTGCGCACGATGCGCAGAATCTCACGCTGCCAGGGTTCCAGCAACGGAGCATTCTTCTCCATAAAGTAGAGGATGTTTTCCTGCGGTTCGCTCGGATAGCGGCGCGCCTGCTCAGGTGCCTCTTCACGTTCAACCCGTGGCAGGGTCTTCCACAGCGTGTTTACCTGGCTTTGCAGGTACTCTTCGCGGCTTTTTTGCCGGGCAGTTTCTTCGACCAGTGAAATTTTCTGCGGCCGTTTGTAACGGTCCACGCCGTAGTTCATCAACGCATGGCAAGAGTCCAGCAGCCTCTCCACCTCTTCAACGCCGTAGCGCTCTTCGCACTGGCTGATGTAGTGGCGGGCGAACAGCAGGTAATCGACAATCGAACTGGCGTCGGTCCAACTGCGGAACAGGTAGTTATTCTTGAAGAAGGAATTGTGCCCATAGCAGGCGTGCGCCATCACCAAAGCCTGCATGGTGATGGTGTTTTCTTCCATCAGGTAGGCGATGCAGGGGTTGGAGTTGATCACAATCTCATAGGCCAGGCCCTGTTGCCCATGCTTATAGCGCTGCTCGGTCTCAATGAATTTTTTACCGAATGACCAATGGGTGTAGTTAATCGGCATGCCGACGCTGGAATAAGCGTCCATCATCTGCTCTGAGGTAATGACCTCGATCTGATGCGGGTAGGTGTCGAGCTTGTAATGTTTGGCTACGCGATCGATGTGCTCCAGATACACCTGCAGCAACTCGAACGTCCAGTCCGGTCCATCGCTCAGACGTTTATCTTCCTTGACCTTATCATGTGTTGAAGTAGTCATCAGCGCACCCTCGTTATTACGGACCTTGCTCGAACGGCAGACCCTGTATCAATCGTAGCTCAATCTACGCAGAGGTAATAATGATATAAAGCTTAAAAATTCAACGATCTGTCGTTGGGAACCCACATGGAGAGCTACCGGGGAGCTTTTACCCTGAGTTTTTTCTGCTGGAACAGGATCTCACTCCTGCAAAGCGTTATATCAGTAAAGTTGCTATTTTGTAGTTTATTACTCTGTGGTATTGGCGCTGTTTCATTTTTATATTCTGTTAAATCCTTGTTGCTTTCTTGGCTTTTACTTGGTGCTATCAATGCAGTCATTGACTGCACATCGGCCTGTGTTTCGCTCTCAAATCCTCCTTTCACCGCATCTTATCGCTATTTATAGGTAGCTATTGCAAAAGAGACGGGCATGAACGATAAATTAATTGTGAATGTTGTCACGTTTGATGACGAAGATGTTGGACGGATTTTTCCACTGAGTTAATTTCCTGTGAGCAGAAGATTATGCTTTGTGAAGCCTTAAGCTGGAGTCAGCGATGCGAGTGGTAATTTTAGGTAGTGGAGTGGTGGGTGTTGCCAGCGCCTGGTATTTGGCGAAAGCGGGGCATGAGGTGACGGTGATCGATCGTCAACCCGGCCCGGCGATGGAAACCAGTGCGGCGAATGCCGGTCAGATCTCACCGGGCTATGCGGCTCCGTGGGCTGCGCCTGGCGTGCCTTTGAAGGCGGTTAAATGGATGTTCCAGCGCCATGCGCCTTTGGCGGTTCGTCTGGACGGCAGCAGCTTCCAATTGAGCTGGATGTGGCAGATGCTCAAAAACTGCAACACCGAACACTACATGACCAATAAAGGGCGTATGGTGCGGCTGGCGGAATACAGTCGTGACTGTATCAAGGCGCTGCGCCAGGAAACCGGCATCCAGTATGAAGGCCGTCAGGGCGGGACGCTGCAACTGTTCCGTACCCAGCAACAGTTTGAAAGTGCGGCGAAAGACATCGCGGTGTTGGAAGATGCCGGCGTGCCCTACAAACTGCTGGAAGCCAGTCAGTTGGCCAGCGTTGAACCTGCACTTGCGCAGGTGGCACATAAGCTGACCGGTGGGCTGCAACTGCCTAACGATGAAACCGGCGACTGCCAACTCTTTACCCAGCAACTGGCCAAACTGGCGCAGCAGGCCGGAGTTACTTTCCTGTATAACCGCAGCGTCGATCGCCTGCTGGTAGAAGGGGACAAGATCAGCGGTGTGCAATGTGGCGGAGAAATCTTCAAAGCCGACAGCTACGTAGTGGCCTTTGGTTCTTATTCCACCGCGCTGTTGCGTGACCTGGTGTCGATCCCTGTCTATCCGCTGAAAGGCTACTCGCTGACCATTCCTATTACCGATGAGTCCGCCGCACCGTTCTCGACCGTGCTGGATGAAACTTACAAAATCGCCATTACCCGTTTCGATCAGCGTATTCGCGTCGGCGGCATGGCGGAAATCGTTGGTTTTAACACTCAGCTTGAACAAAAGCGTAGAGAGACGCTGGAGATGGTGGTGCGCGACCTTTACCCTAACGGTGGACGGGTGGAAGACGCTACCTTCTGGACTGGTTTGCGGCCGATGACGCCGGACGGCACGCCAATTGTCGGCAAGACCTCGCTGAAAAATCTGTTCCTGAATACCGGCCACGGCACCCTGGGCTGGACCATGGCCTGTGGTTCCGGCCAACTGCTTTCCGATTTGATTTCCGGTATCACACCGGCCATTCCTTCAGACGATCTGGGAGTGGCACGTTACAGCGCCGGATTTCGCAGCCTCTACACCGGCCCCTTGAACGATGTGCATCCCGCGCGTTAAAAACCCTAATTTATAATGTTATTGTCACGGGCGTTGGCCCGTGACCGCATTTGCCGGCCCGTAGGAGTGCCCATGCCTCGCCCGATTTCCGCCACGTTACACCTTGGCGCTTTTGAAAATAACCTGCAGGTGGTTCGCCGTTTCGCCCCCAAAGCCAAAGTCTGGTCGGTGGTCAAGGCCAATGCCTATGGTCACGGTATCAAACATGTCTGGCGCAGTCTGGCGCAGACCGACGGTTTTGCCTTGCTGGATCTGGCCGAAGCCATCTTGCTGCGTGAGTCCGGCTGGCAAGGACCGATTTTGTTGCTGGAAGGTTTTTTCAAGCCACAGGATTTGGCCCTGCTGGACCGCTATCGTTTGACGACCTCGGTACACAGCGACTGGCAACTGGCGGCGATAGCCGAGGCCAAACTGTCGGCACCGCTGGATGTTTACCTGAAAGTGAACAGTGGCATGAACCGTCTGGGTTTTGCACCGGAACGTTTGCACTCTATCTGGATGAAGGCTCAGGAGATCGGCAATATCGCCAGCCTGACGCTGATGAGTCATTTCGCCACCGCGGACGGTCCACAGGGCGTCGAGTCGCAAATGGCCAGCATAGAACGGGCGGCGAAGGGCATCACTTTGCCGCGCTGTCTGGCCAACTCTGCCGCTACGCTGTGGCACCCGCAAACCCATGGCAGTTGGGTGCGGCCGGGCATTGTGCTCTATGGCGCTTCTCCAAGCGGCCAATGGCGTGACATTGCCGACAGCGGTCTGCAACCCACCATGACGCTGAGTAGCGAAATTATCGGTGTTCAAACGCTGAAATCCGGTGATCAGGTGGGTTATGGCTGGCGTTACCGCGCCGAGGGAGCGCAACGCATCGGCGTGGTAGCCTGTGGTTATGCCGATGGTTATCCGCGTCATGCGCAAACCGGTACGCCAGTCTGGGTGGACGGTGTGCTGACACGAACGTTAGGCACGGTTTCAATGGATATGCTGGTGGTCGATCTGACGCCTTGCCCGCATGCGGGTATCGGGGCGGAAGTGGAACTGTGGGGGCGGCGCCTGCCGGTTGACGATGTCGCCACCGCGGCAGGTACGCTGGGTTATGAATTACTGACGGCGCTGGCCGCCAGAGTGCCAATCATCACCGAGGCGTAAACCTCAGATAATCTTCTTCAACTGACCTTTTATTTGCTTGCTGCGCTGTCGTGCGTGCAGCGCCAGCAGGCAACCCACCAGCATCACCAGCGCCAGTGACAGTTTGGGCTGCAATGGCAGCGCCATCGCCAACAAGCCCAGAGCCGCACCGCCGGCCATCTGCACAAAACCTACCAATGCAGAAGCTACCCCGGCCTCATTGGAATACGGCTCCAGCGCGTAGCTGGTTGCCGGGCCCATCACAAAGGCTAAACCAGCGCAGGCAAAAGCGACCGGTAGCATATAAGCCAGCCAGTGAGTTTGTGCCGCACCAGACAGTAAGGAGACGCCCAGCAGTAGCCCAATAGCCCCGATACCCATCAATATACCGCCGGTTGCCAGACAGACTGGGCGTCCGACCTTGTGAATGATGCGGTTGGCGAAAAAACTCACCAGCATGATCCAAAAACCATTGGCGCCAAA is part of the Serratia quinivorans genome and encodes:
- the dadX gene encoding Alanine racemase, catabolic encodes the protein MPRPISATLHLGAFENNLQVVRRFAPKAKVWSVVKANAYGHGIKHVWRSLAQTDGFALLDLAEAILLRESGWQGPILLLEGFFKPQDLALLDRYRLTTSVHSDWQLAAIAEAKLSAPLDVYLKVNSGMNRLGFAPERLHSIWMKAQEIGNIASLTLMSHFATADGPQGVESQMASIERAAKGITLPRCLANSAATLWHPQTHGSWVRPGIVLYGASPSGQWRDIADSGLQPTMTLSSEIIGVQTLKSGDQVGYGWRYRAEGAQRIGVVACGYADGYPRHAQTGTPVWVDGVLTRTLGTVSMDMLVVDLTPCPHAGIGAEVELWGRRLPVDDVATAAGTLGYELLTALAARVPIITEA
- a CDS encoding SpoVR family protein, yielding MTTSTHDKVKEDKRLSDGPDWTFELLQVYLEHIDRVAKHYKLDTYPHQIEVITSEQMMDAYSSVGMPINYTHWSFGKKFIETEQRYKHGQQGLAYEIVINSNPCIAYLMEENTITMQALVMAHACYGHNSFFKNNYLFRSWTDASSIVDYLLFARHYISQCEERYGVEEVERLLDSCHALMNYGVDRYKRPQKISLVEETARQKSREEYLQSQVNTLWKTLPRVEREEAPEQARRYPSEPQENILYFMEKNAPLLEPWQREILRIVRKVSQYFYPQKQTQVMNEGWATFWHYTILNHLYDEGRVTERFMLEFLHSHTNVVYQPPYNSPYYNGINPYALGFAMFQDIKRICQSPTEEDRYWFPDIAGKDWLETLHFAMRDFKDESFISQFLSPKIMRDFRLFTVLDDDRNNYLEIAAIHDEAGYRAIRQELSAQYNLSDHEPNIQIWNVDLRGDRSLTLRYIPQDRAPLDKSRREVMKHLHRLWGFDIILEQQNEDGSVELLERCPPRPTPL
- the soxB gene encoding Sarcosine oxidase subunit beta: MRVVILGSGVVGVASAWYLAKAGHEVTVIDRQPGPAMETSAANAGQISPGYAAPWAAPGVPLKAVKWMFQRHAPLAVRLDGSSFQLSWMWQMLKNCNTEHYMTNKGRMVRLAEYSRDCIKALRQETGIQYEGRQGGTLQLFRTQQQFESAAKDIAVLEDAGVPYKLLEASQLASVEPALAQVAHKLTGGLQLPNDETGDCQLFTQQLAKLAQQAGVTFLYNRSVDRLLVEGDKISGVQCGGEIFKADSYVVAFGSYSTALLRDLVSIPVYPLKGYSLTIPITDESAAPFSTVLDETYKIAITRFDQRIRVGGMAEIVGFNTQLEQKRRETLEMVVRDLYPNGGRVEDATFWTGLRPMTPDGTPIVGKTSLKNLFLNTGHGTLGWTMACGSGQLLSDLISGITPAIPSDDLGVARYSAGFRSLYTGPLNDVHPAR
- the fadR gene encoding Fatty acid metabolism regulator protein; this translates as MVIKAQSPAGFAEEYIIESIWNNRFPPGTILPAERELSELIGVTRTTLREVLQRLARDGWLTIQHGKPTKVNNFWETSGLNILETVARLDHQSVPQLIDNLLSVRTNIAAIFIRAAVRNHPEAAQEVLAKATQVEDQADAFNLLDYEIFRGLAFASGNPIYGLIFNGLKGLYTRVGRYYFSNPESRKLALTFYSKLSTLCHEKSYDQVMDCVRNYGKDSGAIWQSMQGTMPSDLTEARR
- a CDS encoding Uncharacterized conserved protein, yielding MSQTPFWQQKTLAEMSEQEWESLCDGCGQCCLNKLIDEDTDEIYFTNVACDQLNIKSCQCRNYERRFELEEDCIKLTRENLTTFDWLPPTCAYRLIGEGKPLFSWHPLVSGSKAAMHGERITVRHIAVRESEVVDWQDHIMNKPSWAR
- a CDS encoding Bacterial protein of uncharacterised function (DUF883), with the protein product MFGKAEDKVNEAAGAVEEAFGKATDSPDHQVKGAARKYASQASYAARDAADTVRTQVESNPLAGVAIAAAVGIVFGFLLGRK
- the nhaB gene encoding Sodium/proton antiporter nhaB; the protein is METTFRSALVKNFLGQSPDWYKLAILVFLVVNPLVFFLVDPFIAGWLLVVEFIFTLAMALKCYPLLPGGLLAIESVLIGMTSPDRVGEEIAHNLEVLLLLIFMVAGIYFMKQLLLFVFTKLLLNIRSKMLLSLAFCFAAALLSAFLDALTVVAVVISVATGFYSIYHNVASNRSDGNDGNIDVGDDSTLVSDDHKQTLEQFRAFLRSLLMHAGVGTALGGVMTMVGEPQNLIIAKSAGWGFVDFFLRMAPVTLPVFACGLLVCLLLERFGVFGYGAKLPERVREVLTEFDRQATAGRSKQEQVRLVVQALIGIWLVVALAFHLAEVGLIGLSVIILATSLCGVTDEHAIGKAFQEALPFTALLTVFFTVVAVIIEQHLFTPIIHFVLQAQPSSQLALFYLFNGLLSSVSDNVFVGTVYINEARAAFENGVISLKQFEMLAVAINTGTNLPSVATPNGQAAFLFLLTSALAPLVRLSYGRMVWMALPYTVVLTLVGLLCVQFTLAPATDLLTQWHWLTLPSIEAATH
- the ycgM gene encoding 2-keto-4-pentenoate hydratase/2-oxohepta-3-ene-1,7-dioic acid hydratase (catechol pathway), encoding MYQHRDWQGSLLDFPVNKVVCVGSNYADHIKEMGSATSAEPVVFIKPETALCDIRQPVAIPKEFGSVHHEVELAVLIGTPLKQANEDRVARAIAGYGVALDLTLRELQAGFKKAGQPWEKAKGFDGSCPISGFIPVAEFGDPQNAELSLTVNDQVRQQGNTRDMITPILPLISYMSRFFTLRAGDIILTGTPQGVGPMSSGDMLKITLNGKSLTTRVI
- the dsbB gene encoding Disulfide oxidoreductase; protein product: MLQFFNRCSQGRGAWLLMALTALVLELVALYFQHVMLLQPCVMCIYERCALFGILGASLLGAIAPKTPLRYAAILLWIYSAWEGLQLAWKHTMIQLHPSPFNTCDFFVSFPSWLPLDKWLPAVFHASGDCSVRQWEFLTLEMPQWLVGIFTAYLLFAIIVLIAQFVRPRRRDLFGR